Within the Chloroflexota bacterium genome, the region TGCCGTCTTCCAACAGTCAGTTCACTGAACGCCACTAACCATGCCGCACATGGTCCAATCCCTGTTGGAAGAGGGTCGAGATATGTTCGTCGTCCAGGGTATAGTAGGCCAACTGCCCAGCCTTGCGCCGCTTGACCAGCCGCAGTTGGCGCAGGATGCGCAGTTGGTGCGAGATCGCTGACTGACTTATGCCTAGCGTAGCGGCTAGGTCGTAGACGCATAGCTCGCCTGTGGCGAGGGCGGAGATAATGCGCACGCGGGTAGGGTCGCTGAGGGTTTGGAAAAAGTTGGCCAGTTGGGCAGCGGTCCCCTCATCCACCAGTTGTGCCTGCGCCCGACGAACCCCTTCTGCATCGGTGTATTCGATTTCGCAACGGTCTATTTCTGACTCCATATTTTTGCTACCCGAAGGATTATGTGAATATATGAGCAGTTATTCATATAATAGCACAAGAATTTGTTTTTGTCAAAGATCAGAGGTTTTATTGTGCCAGTACCCGGTCGAACCAGGTTTCTGACAGCGCTCAGATGC harbors:
- a CDS encoding winged helix-turn-helix transcriptional regulator: MESEIDRCEIEYTDAEGVRRAQAQLVDEGTAAQLANFFQTLSDPTRVRIISALATGELCVYDLAATLGISQSAISHQLRILRQLRLVKRRKAGQLAYYTLDDEHISTLFQQGLDHVRHG